A single window of Providencia alcalifaciens DNA harbors:
- a CDS encoding GNAT family N-acetyltransferase has translation MKITVTHEITPEDKEALFTGLRSYNRSFLQNSYFGQLGVYSKDENGVMKGGLLASIKGRWLCIDYLWVDESMRKNGLGSQLMHVAEEESKKLGCHNALVDTFSFQALPFYEKLGYVKQMSLPNFPELGMQRHYLSKEI, from the coding sequence ATGAAAATTACAGTTACACATGAGATTACCCCTGAAGATAAAGAGGCGTTATTTACTGGGTTAAGAAGCTATAATCGATCTTTTTTACAAAATAGCTATTTCGGACAACTTGGTGTGTATAGCAAAGATGAAAATGGGGTCATGAAGGGAGGGCTTCTCGCATCCATCAAGGGTCGATGGTTATGTATTGATTATCTGTGGGTGGATGAGTCAATGCGTAAGAATGGATTAGGTAGCCAATTAATGCACGTTGCAGAAGAAGAGAGTAAAAAACTCGGCTGCCACAATGCATTAGTGGATACCTTTAGTTTCCAAGCTTTACCATTTTATGAAAAACTGGGATATGTGAAACAAATGTCACTCCCTAATTTCCCTGAATTAGGCATGCAGCGGCATTATCTTTCTAAAGAAATATAA